The genomic segment ACCGCGCCCGCCACGAAGGCGACGGCGAAGAAGGCGCCCGCGAAGAAGACCACGGCGCGCACGACCACGGCCAAGAAGGCCACTGCACGGAAGAAGTGAGCGCCGCGGGGTTACTCATACGCGCCGGGCCGGGTTCCCCTCGGGGAGCCCGGCCCGCGGGCTGTCCGGGGCCGGGCCGGCGGTGTCACACCGCCCGGAGAGCCGGGAAGGACCAGGAGAGCCGGAAGGAGCGGGAAGACCGGAAGGACCGGGAAGTTCAGGAGGTTCAGAAGGTCTGGAGCGTCACCAGGGTGATCCGGCGGGCCGCCCCGTCGCCGGTGACCTCGATCCGTACCCGCTGTCCCGGCCGCAACAGCCGCAGACCGCCCGCGTCGAAGGCCGGGGCGTCGAAGTCCACCGGGGTGCCGTCGTCGAGCAGCACACTGCCGGTGCGGGTGTCGGAGTCGTACGTGTACGCGGTCGCCTGCATGGCCGGAATCCTATCGGTCCACGGCACGCGTCCTCGCGGCCCAGCGGTCCGCCGTGTGCGGGCCCACGCCCAGGACCAGCGCGGCCCGCAGATCGTCGCCGGTGTCCACGTCCTGGCGTACCGAATCGAGACCGGGAAGCGTGTTCTCCACGGCTCCGGACGACAGATGCCGGGCCCTGGAAGGCCCGCCGAAAGCCGGGCACAATTCCACGCCCGCGGCGGCGGACAGAAATGTCGTACCGATTCCCGCGGCATCGGTGACAAATGTTCGGGGAAATCGCACGGAAAAATCGAGGACCCGTGCCAATTCCCCGGGACGCAGCGCGGGCAGATCCGCGTTGAGCGCGGCAACCGGCGCGCCCGGCCAGGCGGCCCGCGCCGCCCGCCCACCGTGCGTGAGCGCGGCGTTGAGTCCTCCGGCCGGTCCGTCCGCCACGATCCGCGCCCCCAGCGCCGAGAGCGCGGCACCGGCCGCCGCGTCGTCCGTGACGACCACCACATCCCGTACGGCCGGGCAGGACAGCGCCGCGCCCACGGTGTCCTGCGCGAACGCCAGCGCGAGCCCCGGCCGCAGCGCGTCGCCCACGGCCCGCCCCAGGCGGCTCTTGGCCCGCGCGAGGGGCTTCAGCGGAACCACCAGGGACCAGTGGCCGCTCGGGTCGGTGTGCGTGTCGGTGTTCGTGGCGATCTTCCCTTCGTACGCTTCGTACGCGTCGCGTCACATTCTCACCCGCCGGACGCGACAACCCGGAGGACCGGCCGGGAATGCGGGGCGTACGGTGTTCTCGACAGAGCCGGGGGCTGGGGAGAGACTTGACCGTCGGTGGCCGGGCAGCGGACCGGTCCCGGCGATGTCGTCCCAGTCGTCCCGGAGGAAGGTGTCCGAGTGTCCCGCCGCAGAATCGGCTTCTGGTACCGCCTGGCCGCGGTCATCGCGAAACCGCCACTGGTGGTTCTGTTCAAGCGGGACTGGCGGGGAATGGCGCACATTCCGGCCGAGGGCGGATTCATCACCGCGGTCAACCACAACTCGTATCTGGACCCGCTCTCCTACGGGCATTTCCAGTACAACAGCGGCCGGGTGCCCCGGTTCCTCGCGAAGGCCGGTCTCTTCAGGACACCCTTCATCGGGATGATGCTGCGCGGCACCGGACAGATCCCGGTCTACCGCGAGACCACCAACGCGAAGGACGCCTTCCGCGCCGCCGTCGCCGCCATCGAGCGTGGCGAGTGCGTCGCCTTCTACCCCGAGGGCACGCTGACCCGCGATCCCGGTATATGGCCGATGGCGGGCAAGACCGGCATCGCCCGCGTCGCGCTGCTGACCAAGGCCCCGGTCGTCCCCGTAGCCCAGTGGGGCGCCAACGACGCGATGCCGCCGTACGCCGAGGAGAAGAAGCTCCGGCTGTTCCCCCGCAAGACCCTGCGCGTACAGGCCGGACCGCCCGTCGACCTCTCGCGGTTCCACGACCGGGAACCGACGGCCGAGGTGCTGCGCGCGGTGACCGACACCATCATGGCCGCGGTCACCGCGCAGCTGGAGGAGGTACGCGGCGAGAAGGCCCCGGCCGAGCCCTACGATCACCGCAAGGCCCGCGCGGCACAGAGCCGCAGGGCAGCCGAAGGAAAGGGACCCCAGTGACCCACCCCGTGAAAGCCGCTGTCTTCGGAACCGGCTCGTGGGGTACGGCCTTCGGCATGATCCTCGCCGACGCCGGCTGTGACGTCACCCTCTGGGGGCGCCGCGCCGAGGTCGCGGAGGCGATCAACACCACCCGTACCAACCCCGACTACCTGCCGGGAATCGAACTCCCCGCGACCGTCCGGGCCACCACGGACCCCGTCGAGGCCCTGCGCGGCGCCGAATTCGCCTTCCTGGTCGTGCCCTCGCAGACACTGCGCGCCAACCTCGCCGACTGGGCGCCGCACCTGGAGTCCGACACCGTCCTCGTCTCGCTGATGAAGGGCGTCGAACTCGGCACCGCCGAGCGGATGAGCGAGGTCATCGGGAGCGTCACCAAGGTCTCCGCGGACCGGATCGCGGTCATCACGGGCCCCAACCTCGCCAAGGAGATCGCCGAGCGCCGGCCCGCCGCCGCCGTCGTCGCCTGCCGGGACGAATCCGTCGCCCGGCGTCTCCAGGCCGCCTGCCACACCCCGTACTTCCGCCCGTACACCAACACCGACGTGGTCGGCTGCGAGCTGGGCGGCGCGGTCAAGAACGTCATCGGTCTCGCCGTCGGCATCGCCGACGGCATGGGCCTCGGCGACAACGCCAAGGGCTCGCTCATCACCCGCGGCCTCGCCGAGACCACCCGGCTGGGTCTGGCCATGGGGGCCGATCCGCTGACCTTCTCCGGACTCGCCGGCCTCGGCGACCTGGTGGCGACCTGTTCGTCCCCGCTGTCGCGCAACCACACCTTCGGCACCAACCTCGGCCGCGGCATGACGCTCCAGGAGACCATCGCCGTCACCAGGCAGACCGCCGAGGGCGTCAAGTCCTGCCAGTCGGTGCTGGATCTGGCGCACCGGCACGGCGTCGACATGCCGATC from the Streptomyces sp. AM 4-1-1 genome contains:
- the cofC gene encoding 2-phospho-L-lactate guanylyltransferase, with translation MVPLKPLARAKSRLGRAVGDALRPGLALAFAQDTVGAALSCPAVRDVVVVTDDAAAGAALSALGARIVADGPAGGLNAALTHGGRAARAAWPGAPVAALNADLPALRPGELARVLDFSVRFPRTFVTDAAGIGTTFLSAAAGVELCPAFGGPSRARHLSSGAVENTLPGLDSVRQDVDTGDDLRAALVLGVGPHTADRWAARTRAVDR
- a CDS encoding lysophospholipid acyltransferase family protein, translating into MSRRRIGFWYRLAAVIAKPPLVVLFKRDWRGMAHIPAEGGFITAVNHNSYLDPLSYGHFQYNSGRVPRFLAKAGLFRTPFIGMMLRGTGQIPVYRETTNAKDAFRAAVAAIERGECVAFYPEGTLTRDPGIWPMAGKTGIARVALLTKAPVVPVAQWGANDAMPPYAEEKKLRLFPRKTLRVQAGPPVDLSRFHDREPTAEVLRAVTDTIMAAVTAQLEEVRGEKAPAEPYDHRKARAAQSRRAAEGKGPQ
- a CDS encoding NAD(P)H-dependent glycerol-3-phosphate dehydrogenase — its product is MTHPVKAAVFGTGSWGTAFGMILADAGCDVTLWGRRAEVAEAINTTRTNPDYLPGIELPATVRATTDPVEALRGAEFAFLVVPSQTLRANLADWAPHLESDTVLVSLMKGVELGTAERMSEVIGSVTKVSADRIAVITGPNLAKEIAERRPAAAVVACRDESVARRLQAACHTPYFRPYTNTDVVGCELGGAVKNVIGLAVGIADGMGLGDNAKGSLITRGLAETTRLGLAMGADPLTFSGLAGLGDLVATCSSPLSRNHTFGTNLGRGMTLQETIAVTRQTAEGVKSCQSVLDLAHRHGVDMPITETVVGIVHEGKPPMVALAELMSRSAKAERR